TGGTATCGCACCATACCTGCCTTCCAGATATGCCTTGCTCAAAACTTTATCGTATCTCTCCTTGAAACGATCTAAAGAATAAATAGAGCTTGCATTTTCTGCATTACGTTCTACAAACCAGATCTCATCCCTTCTAAAAATAGCCTGATCCATAATAGATGATTCATGTGTAGTGAACAATAGCTGCATACGCTGCTCATCATGTAGCTGCATAAACAATTGCAAAAATCGTTCTGTCAGCTTCGGATGTAAGCTTCTCTCCAATTCATCCACAACATAAAGAACATCTTCTCGTTTATTCAACAGCATATCCATCAAATCAAATAATCTTCTTGTTCCATCTGATTCTTCATCAAAACCAAACTCATAAAATGACTTATTATGATGCAACCGGATGGTTGTGACCTTCGGTTCAGAATGTCCTTCAACTTCGATATTAAAGAAAGTTTCCTTCGATCTCATCGTCATTCTAAATGATGGTTCTTCCTGCTCTTCCATTCTATTTTTTACATGTTGCATCATCTTATCAAATACTGATTTCGGCAATGCATTTGATAACTCATCCAATGTAATTTCTTCAATTTTCACCTGGCTGATTCCCGTATCAAATGTTTGGATCAATTTGTTAATCAACTTCAGCGAATTATCATCATAATAATATTCCAGATCAATCAATGGTGTATCCGGTGTAATGATTGAAATATGGTTCTGAATCCAGTCGTATACATCCCGGAAGAACAACAATTTAGATCGTGTGCTATATTTTTTTCCACGATTCATTTCTGTTAAGAACAAAGATGTTTCATTTCCTTCAAAATCATCTGCATATGTTTCAAATTTATTTTTTTCTGTGTTTGTCAGCGTAATGCCATCATTTAACACCGGACGTTTACTTCCTTCTCGCTCAAAGAGACATTTGGCTGAACCATTCTGATATAATTCATATAACCATTCTCCGGTTACTTTTCGTCTACTTAAAACTGCCGAAAAACCATAAGCATAAAATTTGTCACCTACAGTAATCTGAATTTCAAAACTACTTTCTCGTTCCTTATTCTCCTGGCGATTCTTACAAAACATCTGTGTAGCTTCTATTGGAATACCATTGCAGACACTGTCTTTAAAAAATTTAAAGAACAATGCCAGATTGGTCTTTCCAGATGCATTTGCTCCATAAACGACTGCATATTTTAATAACTGGGTACTTTTTATCTTTAACCTGTGATTTGCATTTGTTCGTATTTTATTTGAGGAAATCATTGTCAGCTCTGCTGCTTTATCAAAAGATTTAAAATTTTCAACACTTACTTTTACTAACATTCTTATACACCTCCACCTTTATTATATGTTTTACTCTTCTCTCAGTCAATGTAAATTTTCTTATTTAGAGATTTTTTCGTTATATATTGTTTCTTTTTCTATTTTTAACAATTTTATTTTGAGTTATGCATATAATATCAATGTATAAGTCAGCTTTTTGTAGCGACACTATTTTACTAATGCCGCTACATGAAATATTACAATAAATAAAAACTTCTAATTCTTTTTTCTTCTATCTCTCCCAGTCCATCCTTCCTGTCACATTCAACATCTTTTCTTCTCGGAAGCTGAGCATCTTTCCATTAGTTCCACCGACAATGATATGATCCAGCAATTCTATCCCCAATAGCTGTCCGCACTTCTGCAGCTTTCTCGTAACAATCATATCCTCTTTTGACGGTTTCACATTGCCACTGGGATGATTATGAAGTCCAATGATTGCAGAAGCATTTGCCAGAATACTGCTCTTAAAAACTTCTCTGGGAATTACCAAAGATGCATTGATTGTTCCAACACTGACCAGATTCATATTGATTACCTGTCCATTATTTTTCATATTCAGGATGCAAAATACTTCTCTGTCATATTGCAATAACTCCTTCGCCATCAATTCTACAACAGCCTGTGGACTGTCCAACGTCTGCTCACTATAAAGAGACGGCTCTTTTACCAGACGGATATTCACAACTTCCAATTCATTCTCCATCCTTCTGATCTCCTTTTGGAAATTCTACAACCAGAAGGACATTACTCTCTGAAGATTCCACATATGCTTTCAATTGTGTTAATGTCATCTCCAAATATTTAGGTTGTTCCACCATCATCTGCTCCTTTCGTTTCTTCCCTTGCTTCTGTTTTTCCTGACAAATAGCTTATCACTTTGTTTGTCTTAATGCTTTTCTGTAACTCACTGATAATGCACAGATCTGCTACATTCACTCCCGGCAAAGCAAGCATTTCATCCATCGCCATATTGACAATCTCTTTTTCCGTTCCGTATCCGGCATAAAATAAACGCTGTAATACTTTTATTGCTTTCTGATTTTTTCCCATTTCATCATCAAAGGGCAGCTTATCGCCGCCCTCTGTTTTACTCCTCCTCTTCTTTCTTTTCTTCAATTCCTAATCTCTTAACTTGTTTCTTTTTATTCCAGATACGAACTCCTGTGATCCCGGCTGCTGATAATACCAGAATGGCTATCCATAAAATTGCATTTTCAATGTCTCCTGTTTTCGGAGGGTTATTGGTTTTTGTAGTAGTACCCGGTGTCTCTGGGGTTGGTGTTTCCGGTACTTCTTTGATGGTTACAGTCTGACCTTCATCGTTGATTTCCTTATGCTCTGTTACCTTTTTCGGTTCTTCCAGATTTGTTATATCATACAGTTCTTCAAAGGTTACAAGCTGTTTTCTTCCAAGAGTACTGCCATCGAAAGTAAACTCAATCTGCACTTCCATGTTTTCCTTGTCCGCTGTAAATTCATAATCATTGGTAACTTCTTTGCCATCAATGAGCAACTTTGCATTTTCTGCCTTAATCATCTGCCAACCAGACAGCTTATAGTTCGTACCAATTTCCAGTCCTTCTAAAGTAACCTTATCCACGATCGTCAGATCTTTTCCGGCTTCAATCTCTTTCTTTCCATTCTTATCAGTTGCTATGGTATGAATCGAAATCTTTCGCTCCGTAATCAGAACTGTCTGACCTTCATCGTCAATGTCTTTATGCTCTGCAACTTTTACAGGTTCTTCCGGATTCTTCAGGTCATATAATTCTTCAAATGTAACCAGATTCTGTCCGCCAAGCTCTGATGCATCAAACGTATAAGAAATCTCTACTTTCATTTTCTCGCTGTCAGCAACAAAAGTGTAATCATTCTCCACACGTTTTCCAGCAATCAGCAATTCAGCATTTTCTTCTTTCAGCATCTGCCAGCCTTTTAACTGGTACTTTCTTCCTTCTTCCAGACCATCCAAAGTAACCGTATCCACAATCGTTACTTTCTTTCCTGCGACAATTACCTTTTCGCCCGTTTCCTTGTCCGTTGCGGTTGTATGAATGGTAATCTCTTTTTCATACTCATCGGTCAGCGTTCCAAGATCGATTGTTACTTTATTTCTGCTGACAACAACTTCAAATACAGGAATCAGCTTCATGCCTTTGTTGGATTCGCAAGATAACTCTTCAATCTCATAAGTGTCATAAAATAATGCACCTTTGCTGTCGTCCGGCTCTGAACTTCCGAACCAGATACCGTCCTCACTGGATGCTCCGGCATTTGTATTTTTCTTATGAGATGCCCAATCGGAAGCGGTTGAAAACTGACCATTTTTATCTGTCACTACAATATGGCTCTCTCCGGTTGTTTTACTTGTAATCTTAAAAGGAACATTCGCAAGTCTCTTATGTGTACCTGCTCCAATCTTTACTCCTTCCAGATCTCCACGTTTAATCTGATTGTAAATGGAATGGTTTTCATCAGTTAAATCCTCGATTTTTCCATTTTCCGTAATCGAAAATTCAATCGCTTTTGCCCCATCAGTCAGATAACCCTCTGGTGCTTTGGTTTCTTCCAGTTTGTATTTACCATACGGAAGTAAATCTGCTGTCGTTGTTGCGATTCCGTCAATACCTGTCTGAATCGTCTTAACTGTTTCATTCTTCTTGTACAGCTTTCCTTCTACTAGAACCGGATTCTCGTTCAGAGAAATAATTGCAAATGCTGCATCTTTTAATATGGCACTTCCCTGTGCCTTGGTGTCTTTCGTCTCCAAATCACGTTTCTGAATCTTCACACCACCTCGGATTACCTGGTCAGATACGGAATACTGATTACTTCCAGAAAGAACTGCAAGTTCTCCGTCTTCTGTAATCTGTGTCAGATACATTCCTTTGATCTGCTCTGTGCTGTCTCCTGCCTGCATATAAGCTCCGTCCAGTAAATATCCGTCTGGTGCTTTTGTCTCCTCAACAGTCAGTGTTCCAAGTGGTAATACGATTTTTTCATTCTGTGTATAGAATGTATCTCCGGATACTTTGTAAGCATCTGCCAATTTTGTCACATAATGAATATTTCCATTACTATCTTTTTCAACCACCGTCTTTGTAACCCAAGTACATGTTGCTTTCTCCGGTAAATTATCTTTTGTATAAAGTCCGTCATAATAATGCCAGGTAAATTCTGCTCCTGCCAGTGCTGTATTACCCTGTGCGGTTGCTTTTCCTGTCTCCATATCAATCTTGAACAGATCTACCAATGTCTCTGTTACTTTCGGAACATCGGAAACATTTAATACGGCTGTCTTTCCGGCTTCAACTTTCAGACTGCGTACTGTCGTATCCAGCTTATATCCTTTCGGTGCAGAAAGCTCTTTGATATAAACAGTCCCTGCAGTCACTTCAACTTCATTTGTCTCACCATTCTCATTTGTTGTAAGTGTTCCAATCTGATTACTGCAATTCTGGTCTGAGAATATGCCAAAAGTTGCTCCGGCAATGGAATACATTGCATTTGCTTTTGTGATACTTTCATTTGCTGTGGTCTTTTTTGCCTTCGCATTTCCGACATTCAGTTCTGCCCAAAACTGTCCGATGTCCTGTCCTTCTCCGGTGTAAATGTAACCGCCGCATTTATATCGTCCCTTATTTGTCTTCACAAATGATTTTGCTCCGGCATACACCTCATTCTGAATATCCTGTGAAATCTCAGAATAGACTACCCGGACATTATCACACTTCCAACCCAAATGCTCACTTAAACGCTGCCACACAAGACACTGTTCTAAGAGATATGCCTGATTTGCACTCAGGTTACTGTGACTGCCTGCATACTGTTTCATATACTCAATCGACAATGCCACATCTTCAATCTGATCTGCACTCATGCTGGCACTTGCATCATGTCTAGTTTTATAGCTATTCTTAAATTTCATGTTAATATTTACACAGTAGGCAGTTTCTCCCTCTACTTTCATATGTCCTTCGTTGAAGGTACTCTTAATTGTTCCGTCATTCATTAAATGTTCCACATGTCCAACTCTCTCTGCGGATTCTGTCCAATACTGTGTTTCCGCTGCCTGAACCGATGTGATCGGCAATGCAGTTAAAATCGTGGTCAGGGTAAGAAGTCCTGTACACACTCGTTTCCATATCTTCTTCATTTTCTACAATTCCTTTCTTTTCAATCAAAAAAAGACGTCCCTCAGGAACGCCTGCTGTTACTTTATGTTGTTTACTCCCTGCTGTCATGCAGGGTGTGGGAATCTCTGACCTGCCGAAAGAGAAGATGTTCCCGGCTCCTTATTGTCTTTTCGGCTGGTAATCTGCTGGTAAACTAAAGGGGTAGGGTGTGGGGAGGGGAAAACAGGAAAATGCTGATTTCTCATTGACCGCCAACGGATAGACTTTTCCCTTGGTGTCAAAATGCCTAGCGTTCCCTGCTTTTTTCCCGTTTCCGGTATAATTCCAGTGCTTTGATAATGGTTTCTTCCATTTTTTGCTGTGAAGTTCCCGATGGAAAGTATTTTTTTAGTCGGTTCTTCGGGATTTTCCACTGCTCTACCTGATTTGGCTTCTCTTCTGACATAATCGACAGCAAAACCTCTTCATTCAACCTGCCTTCTGCGGAGAATTTTCGGATTTTGATTGCCTGTGCATGACTTGGGGTACAAGCCTCCGACTCCATGGTGTCGTACAATATCTCCTGTTCCTCTTTCGGCAAATAAGACAGTTCTACCGCTGGACGCATGGCAATTTTCTTGTTATCGACCATATCAAGAATTTCCGGTATAAGTTCTGTAAGGCGGATATATCGGCGGATTGTTTCTCGACTTTCCCCTACTTCTTTTCCCAACGCTTCATTTGTTCTCAATCCGTTTAAATCTGACACCACTGGTGTCAAATTATTTTTACTTGGTCTTCCTGCTTGCCTGTTCATAGCTTCCAATCTCATTTTATAAGCAAATGCTTTTTCTGACGGTAAGATTTCTTCTCTTTGAAGATTGCTGTCAACCATGACAATGACTGCTTGGTCATCACTAAGATTTCTTACAATACATGGCATTGTCTCTTTTCCAGCCAGTTCACTTGCCATTTTTCTGCGGTGTCCGGAAATCATTTCATACCCGCCCATTGATTTCTCCCTGACAAGTGCAGGCACTAATACACCATGATCACGAACACTCTCAATTGTTTCCAACATCTTGTCGTCCATTTTCACCTTAAACGGGTGATTCGGAAAATCTGTGATTTCATAAATGGAAATATCTTTCACATACTCCTGATTCTTATGATCTCTTTCCTCCTGCGTTGTAAAGAGGTCATCGGCTGAGGGAAGATTCATGTTTATTTCTCTGCTTTTCGCCACACTTTAACACCTCCCTGGTAAATTCTGCATACGCCTTCGCAACTGTGCCATTCTTGTCGTACTCATAAATACTCTGTCCTGCCACACTGCTTTCCGCTGCCGTAATAGCCACGGGGATAATCGTCTTGAAAATCCGGATATGTTTCCCATAATTCTCCCGAAGGCTATCTGCCGTTGTTCTTGCGAGTTTCGTTCGCATATCGGCAAGCGTCAGTAACACTCCATCAATCTTCAGATCAGGATTTACCTGCCTCTGCACCTTACCGATTGTTCTCATAAGTTGTGTCATGCCTTTTAACGGCAGATAATGAGCCTGCACCGGTACAATTACACTGTCCGCAGCTGCCAGCGCATTAATGGTCAGCATACCTAAACTCGGCATGCAATCAATCAGGATATAATCATAATCCTTTTTTAATTCTGACAAATACAACTTCAAAGTCTGTTCTCTACTCATTGCATTTACCAGTGAGATTTCCATACCTGATAACTCAATATTGGTCGGAATAATATCTACTCCCTCCTCGTGATGCAGAATTCCTTCATTGTACACAAACGTTTCGTCCTGTAAGATTTTTCTCATTTGCGTTGCCAATGTAACCGGAAGATTATCTGCATCAGTCCACCCTAATGCCGTAGTTAAATCTCCCTGTGGATCAGCATCTACCAACAACACTTTTCGCCCCTGATTTGCAAGACCAATTCCAAGATTTAATGTCGTTGTGGTCTTAGCTGTTCCTCCCTTCTGATTTGCAAGGGCGATTACTTTACATTTGGTCATATGGTTTCCTCCTTCCTCGAAAAAATTTAATAGCCAATCCTTTTTACGGGACCGGCTATGTACAAAAATGGGCATGAAAAAAGCCGACGGATTCTTAGCGAACCAATCGGCTATGTAATTACACTTCCCTATTAATATTCTTTTGGAATTTCTTTAGAGAAAGTTATATTATAAGTTTCAGCAAGTAATTTTATACTACCTCGGAAAATTTTCCGAAATTTCTTCATAGCAACTCCATATTCCAAATCTTCCCAATCACTTTGCAAGTTTTTATAAAGAATTCCTCTTACTTCAACCCTCTGCATATTATCTAAGAATTCATTACATGCATCAACCATTTGCTTAATTATTGTTATTATATTTTGATCATATTTATATCTGCTAAGTATATCTACAAGCTTATTTTTTATTTCTATCGCTGATTTCTCACTCCATTCCTTGTTTTCCATCTCTTTCGGGTTAATCAACAATCTTTTTGATTCTAAATAGTAGAACATCTCTTGAATTCCTTTTTGTCCAGATTCTGTATATTCCCAAGATATTCCACCAATTGGAACAGATATTCCATTCAATTTTATCCCCATATACCTCTTAACTCCTTTGTAACCTCAGTAATATCCTATAAATTTTTATTCTTCAGCCAGATACTCCCATAATCTTTTTGCATTCACATATGTTTCTTTGTTCTCCATAATACTTTTCATTTCATTCTCCGCTTCTTTTTCTGTTTTGAATCCTTTATAAGATATAAACATAGGTCTACTATCTTCTTCTCCATAAGAAATTTTTGTTGTTCCATTTTCAAGTTCTATTATCTCTTTAACAATAGCATTGGTTAAAAGATTAGACGTATAAATTTCAACAGTCTCTCCCCATAAGTAAAACTCTTTTCTTTTTATAAAAGTTACATCTAATGCTGTTCCAACTTTTATATTCTCCTTTTGCTGATTAATTTTCAAATCATTGGTCTTCATCTCTGTTAACTTAGTATTAATCCTTATTGGCATTTTCTTTTTTAAAATAATATAAAGTTCTTCAGTATCTCTCCAACATTCTTCTTCATCTTGCTGAAGTTTTGATGGATCAATAGTAATTTCCACTTCTTGCTCCACAAAATGCAATTTTTTGTACTGTAAAATTGCTTCTTCAAAATATTTTTTCATAGATTTTATGGAATTCCATTCTTTTATTTGCGTATCTTTCTTTATAGCTTCTATTGGCTGTTTAAACAATCTGTCAAAAAACGCTACCATCATGTTATAATGTTCAATTATTTCCTTTATACTTTTAGCTTTTTCAGGCTGTGCTCGATACGTGATTTTACTTTTTCCCGTTCCTTTCTCCAGTACAATTTTCAAATATACAATTTCATCTTGTTTTGTTTCAAGTACAATATTATCATTCGTATGGAATCTACTAAAATTTATATCCCTTTTGCCTAACTCTGTATCAATATTAAATGTAACTTTTTCCTTTGATGGTCCTATTATAACGTCTACAATTTCTTCTTGTTCGGAAATAGGATAAATATTGTTCCCTGTTTGGACAGAAGTTTCAATATCTGTTACTCCATTAACCCTTATTGTCCGTCCCTCTTCTTGTACACTATTTAATGCTTCAATAAAATCCTTATACGCTTCTTTATTCTTAAAACTAATTTTTCCTTTATACGAAATCTCTTGATTAGAAAATACCTCTTTCAATTTATTACCCATTTTACCAATCCTTTCTTATTTCTGCTAATACTAATATTTTACTAATTAAAATATATTTCTGCGTCATAATATCACTTTCTGAAGTAAATTGTTCTTCTGGAATGTTCAAAATCGTATTTATAAAATCAATACGTTCACTTGCATTCGGAACAATAATATATCGAATATCTTCGTAATTGTAAAGTAACCATAACTTTTCATACTGTCTTGTACTTAACCTGCTATTAATGTCCATCTCTAGTAAATATTGATTTGCCACAACACGTTCGATATTTGTATTTCTTACTGCTTCTCTGCCTGGAACATATCTCCATTCTTTTTCGTCATGAAAATTTTTTTGAAATTCTATTTCTATTTCTTCTCCAGTTTCTTTTTTATTTTTTCTTTTCATAATTCCTCTCAAAGGTTTAATGAAGCATAATCTATCTAATATATCGTCCACATACGCGTCTGATACATTATCAGTATTCAAAACTTGTTCAACTATTTCTGAAAAATATCTTGTATATTGTGATTGCTCATTCAAATAATGAATCGGTTGTAAATTATTCTTTTCTCCCCATTCTTTTGAAAAAGCAATTCCATATTCACCATAAAAGTCCGTATGCGTATAATTATTCTTTATTCTCTTTTTCTCATCACTACTTAAATTTGAATAAATTTCTCCCACTGGATTTAAGTAAAAAGTTTCTGTAAGTTTATGAAATGGGATGTCACAAAAACACTTCTGTAATACCATAGCTTCCGGGAAAGCAATATCCCCATTATGTATATTAAGATACTCTAAATTTTCTTTACAATATCTCGGTATAATGGCTTTCTTTTCTAAAATTTCTTTCAAATACTCTGATTTCTTCATAAAATTAAATATTGTATTTGCACTCTGAGCATAATCATCATATCTTAAATCTATTTTTCCCATACAACAAAACTCCTCTATCCTTCGCAACTTCTATTATACCTTTCCTAACCCACTGCACTTTTCTATGTTTATTATACCAACTCTTCAACCCCTATACATCAATTTTTCCAAATTCTATAATCAAAAAAGCAGGCAATAAGAAGTCACAAAACCTCTTCATCCACCTGCTTTTTACCTATACTCTCACCACTACCACTTCCACAACATCTGGATGTTCAACCACCCACATACCACAAAATATCACCTATTTTGTGACTTTCTCATGCTAGGAGACAAAGTATTCTATAATATACCTCACCATCTAACTTTTCTCTATTATAATCTCAATTTCTCTTTTCATCAATCGGAAAATATTTCCACGATAGTTTATGAAAAGTTGGGGAATCTTACGCTATCATACATCAAAAGTTGGGTAAATATTGGGTAATTACACTACTCCCCAACAAAATAAAACAGGCAATCTTCGCCTACTTATTTCAGAAGAATGAGGCGAAGTTTCATACGACAGTTGGGGAATTGAAATTCCCCAACTCACTCCCCAACTTTTACCCAATTCCATGCATAAATAGCGATAATTTACGATAAGCCAAAATTTATTCCCCAACACGCAAAAAAAACCTTGAATCATCCCATTTTCATAGGAAATTCAAGGTTTTTCGTTGATTTACATGATAATAATACGGTTCAAATTCTTATGCGAACTGTAAGATTATGCGTTCATCTGTGCAGCCACCTCTGCAGCGAAATCTTCCTGTTTTTTCTCAAGACCTTCTCCAGTCTCAAAACGAACGAATCTCTTTACAGTGATGTTTGCATTGTTTTCCTTCGCAACCTTCTCTACGTACTTAGCAACTGTCAGATCACTGTCCTGAACATATGTCTGGTCTAACAGACAGATCTCTTTCAGTTCTTTGTTAAGACGTCCGATGATCATCTTCTCAATGATGTTATCCGGCTTCGGTTTCTTGCTTTCTTCATTTTCTTTCTTAGCTGCTGCAAGAAGAATTTCTTTTTCATGATCCATGTATTCCTGAGATACTTCATCACGGGATACATACTTCGGATACATAGCTGCAACCTGCATTGCTACGTTCTTCAGAGCGTTCTTGATCTCATCGTTTACAACGTCTGTTTCAGCTTCGATCAGAACACCGATTCTTCCGCCGCCGTGGATGTAAGATACCACACATCCGTTTTCAGCTACGACTTTCTCAAATCTTCTGATGTTCAGGTTTTCTCCGATCACTGCGATCTTCTCTACCAGAGCATCTTTTACAGTCTTAGATGTATCAGCAGCCCATGGTTCAGCAAGGAATGCATCCATATCTGCTGCATCAGAATCTGCGACCTGATTTACAACTGCTTCTACAAATCCCTGGAACTCATCGTTCTTAGCAACGAAGTCTGTCTCAGAGTTTACTTCTACGATTGCTGCTACTTTATCGTCTTTTACTACAGTCTTAACGATACCTTCTGCTGCAATTCTTCCGGCTTTCTTCTCAGCTTTAGCCTGTCCGTTCTTTCTCAGGAATTCGATTGCTGCATCCATATCTCCGTTTGTTTCATTCAGAGCTTTCTTGCAGTCCATCATTCCTGCGCCCGTCATTTCTCTTAATTCTTTTACCATGCTTGCAGTAATTGCCATGATTCAATCCTCCATTTTGTGAATATTCTTAGGAAGCCGCCGAAAAGAGCTCTGTCTTATACGGCGGCGTGTTCATCCCTGTAATTACTCTGCGGATGTTTCTGCTGCTTCTTCAGCAACTTCTTCCTCATAGTATGCGTCTTCTCCGCCTACTCCCTGATTTGCTTCGATAACAGCATCTGCCATCTTGGAAACGATCAGTTTAACGGCACGGATAGCGTCGTCATTTCCAGGAATTACATAATCCAGTTCTTCCGGATCACAGTTTGTATCACAGATTCCGATCAACGGAATTCCAAGTGTGTGTGCTTCCTGAACACAGATTCTTTCCTTCTTAGGATCTACAACAAAAATTGCATCTGGGAGTTTCTTCATGTTCTTGATTCCGCCAAGGTTCTTCTCAAGCTTCGCCCATTCTTTCTTAAGCTCGATCACTTCCTTCTTAGGAAGAACATCAAATGTTCCATCTTCAGACATTCTCTCGATATCTTTCAGACGTGCGATTCTGCTCTGGATTGTCTTGAAGTTTGTAAGCATTCCTCCAAGCCATCTCTCGTTTACATAGAACATTCCACAACGGTCAGCTTCTGCCTGAATTGCATCCTGAGCCTGTTTCTTGGTTCCAACGAAAAGGATGTTTCCTCCGTTTGCTACGATATCAGCAACTGCCTGATATGCATCGTCTACCATTCCAACAGATTTCTGAAGGTCGATAATATAGATACCATTTCTCTCTGTGTAAATGTACGGAGCCATTTTAGGGTTCCATCTTCTTGTCTGATGTCCGAAATGAACACCTGCTTCCAGTAACTGCTTCATTGAAATAACGCTCATGTTTCTTTCCTCCAATTGGTTTTAATCTTCCGTATGTTTCCCGCTTTTGGACCGGCAAATCTGCTTAGGCACCCCAAAAGCACCGCATACGTGTTTTTTTGCAACGTTGAAAGTATAACATACAAGCCCTTATAATGCAAGGATTTTCCTGGCATATGCCAGAAAGTTTTGTTATAATAACATACAACCGATTCAGCAAATAAGATTGGAGGTTTTCTATGAAATTTACATTTGCACACAACAACTTAAATGTCTACGATCTGGACAAATCTCTTGCTTTTTATCAGGAAGCTTTGGATCTCCAGGTTGTCCGTACCAAAGAAGCATCCGACGGCAGCTTTATCCTGAAATATTTAGGGGATGGCGTCACTCCTCACCAACTGGAACTTACCTGGCTTCGCGATATGGATCGTCCTTATGAACTGGGTGACAACGAGATCCATCTGGCCTTTCAGGTTGATGATTTCGATGCCGCTTTCAAAAAGCACAAAGAGATGGGCTGCGTCTGTTATGAAAATCC
This window of the Mediterraneibacter butyricigenes genome carries:
- a CDS encoding abortive infection system toxin AbiGii family protein → MGNKLKEVFSNQEISYKGKISFKNKEAYKDFIEALNSVQEEGRTIRVNGVTDIETSVQTGNNIYPISEQEEIVDVIIGPSKEKVTFNIDTELGKRDINFSRFHTNDNIVLETKQDEIVYLKIVLEKGTGKSKITYRAQPEKAKSIKEIIEHYNMMVAFFDRLFKQPIEAIKKDTQIKEWNSIKSMKKYFEEAILQYKKLHFVEQEVEITIDPSKLQQDEEECWRDTEELYIILKKKMPIRINTKLTEMKTNDLKINQQKENIKVGTALDVTFIKRKEFYLWGETVEIYTSNLLTNAIVKEIIELENGTTKISYGEEDSRPMFISYKGFKTEKEAENEMKSIMENKETYVNAKRLWEYLAEE
- a CDS encoding abortive infection system antitoxin AbiGi family protein, with translation MGKIDLRYDDYAQSANTIFNFMKKSEYLKEILEKKAIIPRYCKENLEYLNIHNGDIAFPEAMVLQKCFCDIPFHKLTETFYLNPVGEIYSNLSSDEKKRIKNNYTHTDFYGEYGIAFSKEWGEKNNLQPIHYLNEQSQYTRYFSEIVEQVLNTDNVSDAYVDDILDRLCFIKPLRGIMKRKNKKETGEEIEIEFQKNFHDEKEWRYVPGREAVRNTNIERVVANQYLLEMDINSRLSTRQYEKLWLLYNYEDIRYIIVPNASERIDFINTILNIPEEQFTSESDIMTQKYILISKILVLAEIRKDW
- the tsf gene encoding translation elongation factor Ts, coding for MAITASMVKELREMTGAGMMDCKKALNETNGDMDAAIEFLRKNGQAKAEKKAGRIAAEGIVKTVVKDDKVAAIVEVNSETDFVAKNDEFQGFVEAVVNQVADSDAADMDAFLAEPWAADTSKTVKDALVEKIAVIGENLNIRRFEKVVAENGCVVSYIHGGGRIGVLIEAETDVVNDEIKNALKNVAMQVAAMYPKYVSRDEVSQEYMDHEKEILLAAAKKENEESKKPKPDNIIEKMIIGRLNKELKEICLLDQTYVQDSDLTVAKYVEKVAKENNANITVKRFVRFETGEGLEKKQEDFAAEVAAQMNA
- the rpsB gene encoding 30S ribosomal protein S2, which encodes MSVISMKQLLEAGVHFGHQTRRWNPKMAPYIYTERNGIYIIDLQKSVGMVDDAYQAVADIVANGGNILFVGTKKQAQDAIQAEADRCGMFYVNERWLGGMLTNFKTIQSRIARLKDIERMSEDGTFDVLPKKEVIELKKEWAKLEKNLGGIKNMKKLPDAIFVVDPKKERICVQEAHTLGIPLIGICDTNCDPEELDYVIPGNDDAIRAVKLIVSKMADAVIEANQGVGGEDAYYEEEVAEEAAETSAE
- a CDS encoding VOC family protein, which translates into the protein MKFTFAHNNLNVYDLDKSLAFYQEALDLQVVRTKEASDGSFILKYLGDGVTPHQLELTWLRDMDRPYELGDNEIHLAFQVDDFDAAFKKHKEMGCVCYENPSMGIYFIEDPDGYWLEIVPKR